A DNA window from Mesorhizobium sp. C432A contains the following coding sequences:
- a CDS encoding terminase small subunit, producing MRAPLRNPRHEAFVRGYVEGLPAYKAYLEAGYKCTSRAAAVESSKLLTKPDIQNRRRHLLEGLAESLMVSKESLCAELEQARALAHEHGQSAAATAASIAKARLLGIEAPKELNVNVTATVNQMTDSELHFEIAAMISEIRAAKGMRPLTAQDHNETEH from the coding sequence ATGAGAGCACCACTTAGAAATCCGCGTCACGAAGCGTTCGTGCGAGGCTACGTGGAAGGCCTGCCCGCCTATAAGGCATATCTCGAAGCGGGCTACAAATGTACTAGTCGAGCAGCTGCTGTCGAGTCCTCAAAACTCCTGACAAAGCCTGACATCCAGAATCGGCGGCGGCATCTGCTCGAAGGTCTTGCGGAAAGTCTCATGGTCAGCAAGGAGTCTCTTTGCGCAGAGCTCGAACAAGCCCGTGCCTTGGCCCATGAGCATGGCCAGTCAGCGGCGGCGACCGCCGCCAGCATAGCCAAAGCGCGTCTACTCGGGATCGAAGCTCCGAAGGAGCTCAACGTCAATGTCACTGCGACGGTCAACCAGATGACAGACTCGGAGCTTCATTTCGAGATCGCTGCCATGATCAGTGAAATAAGGGCAGCAAAGGGGATGCGCCCCCTGACGGCGCAGGATCACAACGAGACGGAGCACTGA
- a CDS encoding XRE family transcriptional regulator — translation MAEQIPINPALLIWARQRAGLSPEEVAQKFKRIADWEAGASAPTYPQLEQLSDALKVPIAVFFFPGPPDVPPINETFRTLPEAELDRLPSRVRILMRKAKAMQINLAELTQSRNPAKRLITRDLQFAPNVDIAQMAAAVRQYIGVTVQQQQAWHSDDAALKEWRTALLNVGVFVFKDAFRADDFSGFCLYDDEFPVIYVNNSSTKTRQIFTYFHELAHLIFHTSGIDMVRDRYVNRLVGDARQIEVICNSFAAQVLVPEDAFQRAMVGRQDTEVTAEALAAQFHVSREVIFRRLLDQGRVAEDQYDQAVERWNAQRQVERAPGGNPYWTKLAYLGREYVALALSQYHQNKIDEGQLADFLDTKPRHVGALEEYFSRGAS, via the coding sequence ATGGCAGAGCAGATTCCAATCAATCCCGCCCTCTTGATTTGGGCCCGCCAGCGAGCGGGCCTGAGCCCTGAAGAGGTCGCGCAGAAGTTCAAGCGGATCGCCGACTGGGAGGCAGGTGCGTCCGCGCCGACCTACCCGCAGCTTGAGCAGCTCTCCGACGCGCTCAAGGTCCCGATCGCGGTGTTTTTCTTCCCCGGCCCGCCGGATGTGCCGCCGATCAACGAGACGTTTCGTACGCTGCCTGAGGCCGAGTTGGATCGCTTGCCGAGCCGGGTTCGCATTTTGATGCGCAAGGCAAAGGCCATGCAGATCAATTTGGCGGAACTCACCCAATCACGGAACCCGGCAAAGCGTCTTATCACGCGGGATCTACAGTTCGCTCCGAACGTAGATATAGCCCAAATGGCCGCCGCCGTGCGTCAGTACATTGGGGTGACCGTCCAGCAGCAGCAGGCATGGCACAGTGATGATGCGGCTCTCAAGGAGTGGCGAACGGCTCTGCTGAACGTGGGCGTCTTCGTCTTTAAGGACGCGTTCCGAGCGGACGACTTCTCGGGGTTCTGCCTCTACGACGACGAGTTCCCAGTAATCTATGTGAACAACAGCTCGACCAAGACCCGGCAGATATTCACCTACTTCCACGAACTCGCGCACCTCATCTTCCATACCAGCGGAATCGATATGGTTCGCGACCGATACGTGAATCGGCTCGTCGGCGATGCCCGGCAGATTGAGGTTATCTGCAACAGCTTCGCTGCCCAGGTACTGGTGCCAGAAGACGCCTTCCAACGCGCGATGGTCGGAAGGCAGGACACCGAGGTGACTGCGGAGGCTCTCGCTGCCCAGTTCCACGTCAGCAGGGAGGTGATTTTTCGTCGCCTGTTGGACCAAGGAAGGGTGGCAGAGGACCAGTACGACCAAGCGGTCGAAAGGTGGAACGCGCAGCGCCAGGTCGAGCGCGCGCCGGGCGGAAATCCGTATTGGACCAAGCTCGCGTACCTCGGCCGTGAGTACGTGGCCCTGGCACTGTCGCAGTACCACCAGAACAAGATCGACGAGGGGCAGCTGGCAGACTTCCTCGATACGAAGCCGCGTCACGTTGGGGCTCTGGAGGAGTATTTCAGCCGGGGGGCCTCTTAA
- a CDS encoding PIN domain-containing protein — protein sequence MYVFDTSPLSTLFKNYYRRRFPTLWDRFDGLVADGRIISTREVRRECVDGPVETLRDWAGAREEFFHIPGAAEGAFVGQIYGVVHFQQNIEQRKLLRGGRNADPFVIAKAASEGRGVVTMEEFKPNGAKIPNICRHFEVECLSLEEFMEREAWEF from the coding sequence ATGTACGTGTTCGACACCTCGCCCCTCTCAACCCTGTTCAAGAACTACTACCGACGCCGCTTCCCGACGCTTTGGGACCGCTTTGATGGGCTGGTGGCGGATGGCCGGATAATTTCAACCCGTGAGGTACGCCGCGAGTGCGTGGACGGTCCTGTGGAGACCTTGAGGGACTGGGCTGGGGCGCGGGAAGAATTCTTCCACATACCCGGCGCAGCTGAGGGCGCATTCGTGGGCCAGATATACGGGGTCGTGCACTTCCAGCAAAATATCGAGCAGCGGAAGCTGCTCAGGGGCGGGCGCAACGCTGATCCGTTCGTGATTGCGAAGGCGGCGTCGGAGGGACGAGGCGTGGTCACCATGGAGGAGTTCAAGCCGAACGGCGCGAAAATCCCGAACATTTGCCGCCATTTCGAGGTGGAGTGCCTGTCGCTCGAAGAATTCATGGAGCGCGAGGCCTGGGAATTCTAG